The following proteins are encoded in a genomic region of Primulina huaijiensis isolate GDHJ02 chromosome 3, ASM1229523v2, whole genome shotgun sequence:
- the LOC140972169 gene encoding uncharacterized protein encodes MEEEIEHSSAAAGVENSDEMDSCCSTPYVSAPSSPSRSGFYYSAPASPMHFMLSKTANLSSHSAAVTEPNCSFEFDFCPTLPSASAGAASADELFCNGLIRPMKLSTHLQRPQILAPLIESEDTVDEDQTFTRSRDLKFRAGSLRRRTRSMSPMRTPRPDEGGDCEIGTDEITGKHLDEEKGSSRSSSAGRSSKRWVFLKEFLYRSKSEGRNNEGHNNKFWSSISFSPVKEKKMANNKSKDQNPEVKKKVVLKNGVSKRRVPSPSPHELHYTANRAQSEEMRKKTFLPYRQGLLGCLGFSSKSYGAMNGIARALNPVYSR; translated from the coding sequence ATGGAAGAGGAGATAGAGCATTCTTCCGCCGCCGCCGGAGTAGAAAATTCCGACGAAATGGACAGCTGTTGCTCCACTCCCTACGTCAGTGCCCCTTCCAGCCCCTCCCGCTCCGGATTCTACTACAGTGCACCGGCTAGTCCCATGCACTTTATGCTTTCGAAGACCGCCAATCTCAGCTCACATTCCGCCGCAGTCACCGAGCCCAATTGCTCCTTCGAGTTCGATTTCTGCCCCACACTTCCCTCCGCCTCCGCCGGAGCTGCCTCAGCCGACGAGTTATTCTGCAACGGCCTGATCCGACCGATGAAGCTGTCCACTCATCTCCAACGTCCCCAAATTCTAGCCCCTTTGATCGAATCGGAAGACACAGTAGACGAGGATCAAACATTCACCAGAAGCAGAGATCTGAAGTTCCGCGCCGGATCCCTGCGCCGGCGGACCAGATCCATGTCACCTATGAGAACTCCCCGGCCCGACGAAGGAGGCGATTGCGAGATCGGAACCGACGAAATCACAGGCAAGCACTTAGATGAAGAGAAGGGGTCTTCCAGATCTTCGTCCGCGGGGAGGAGCTCGAAAAGATGGGTGTTCTTGAAGGAGTTCCTGTACAGAAGCAAGAGCGAGGGAAGAAACAACGAAGGGCACAACAACAAATTCTGGAGCTCCATCTCCTTTTCACCtgtaaaggaaaagaaaatggcCAACaacaaatccaaagaccaaaacCCCGAGGTGAAAAAGAAGGTAGTACTCAAAAATGGCGTGAGCAAAAGAAGAGTTCCTTCTCCATCGCCGCATGAGTTACATTACACTGCGAACAGAGCACAGTCTGAGGAGATGAGGAAGAAGACATTTCTACCGTACAGGCAAGGTTTGTTGGGCTGCTTGGGATTCAGTTCTAAGAGCTACGGCGCCATGAATGGTATCGCCAGAGCTCTGAATCCCGTCTATTCAAGGTGA